The Oncorhynchus nerka isolate Pitt River linkage group LG15, Oner_Uvic_2.0, whole genome shotgun sequence genome contains the following window.
caggctctgcacactcttggattgcatttatgtgtatttttatttaacctttttttaactaggcaagtcagttaagaacaaattcttatatacaatgacagcctaccccggcccaattgtgcgccgcatcacggctggatgtgatgcagcctggattcaaaccaggtactgtagtgaaacctcttgcactgaggtgcagtgccttTAAACCGCTGTGTCACTTGGGAGCATCCTTCCTGGCAGGCTGCTTCTACCAGATGGCGTGGAGAGGATATGTGTCTGCACCATgtgctctcactactggtgttcggttctaggccctctcctcttttctccttacACTAGGTCACTttgctctgtcatatcctcacatgttctctcctatcattgcaGATGACAGTCAACTACTTTTCTCATtcccccccttctgacacccagctGGCAACACACATCTCTGCATGCCtagcagatatctcagcttggatgttggCCCACCACttcaagctcaacctcgacagGGAAGGCCTGTCCgctccaagacctctccatcacggtcgacaactccactgtgtccccctcccagagtgcaaagaatcttggcgtgaccctggacaacaccctgtcattctctgcaaaaatcaaagcagtgactcagtCCTGCAaattcatgctctacaacatccatagagtacgacctttcctcacacaggaagtggcagAGGTCCTAATttaggcacttgtcatctcccgtctggaccaCTTCAATTCTCTGTTACCTGGGAtcccgcttgtgccatcaaactcctgcaacttatccagaacgccgcagcccgcctGAAGTTCAACTTTCCCAAGTTCTGCCATGTAACCTTGTTCCTCCgtacactccactggcttccagtcgaagctcgcatccactacaagaccatggtacttgcctacCGAATAGCAAGGGGAACTGCCCCTccttaccttcaggctatgcttaAACCCTACATCCCAACCCAAGCACTCCGTTTGGCCACCAACGAGCACAAACTTTGCTGATAACTTCTTTATTGAGGACAAGTGGACTtaatatgactgtgatatgtggttgtctcacctagctatcttaagctgaatgcactaattgtaagtcactctggataagagcatctgctaaatgacaaaaagtATAATAATGAGATATTTGACACTATCCTTGTACAACTAGCTTCTTCTTGTCTTTGTACACCAATCAAAGGCCACTGATTACTTGTCCCTCTTACCCACTCTCACATAGGACGAGTGACAAAGACAAAGGATGGGTATGAGGTGCGGACCTGTAAGGTGGCCGACAAGACCGGCAGCATTAGCATCTCAGTTTGGGATGAGGTAGGGGGACTGATCCAAACCGGTGACATCATCAGACTCACTAAGGGGTGAGTCATTTATTGAGTCACAGCACAGTCAAGTTAATGCCACACTTTATGGACAGGGCTCCAAACCTACAGCCGAGTATAAAATCAACATAGAAATCAAAAAGGACCACCCAGTCATATTTTCTACCTACCAGCATGAACTTACATTCggatgaatacataccatacgttATTAGTCCTTTAATCTTGGATCAACTTTAAATCCTGGGGGGAAATGTATTTTGTCTTGAAATTTGTGTCTTTTCTCCAGATATGCGTCTGTGTTCAAAGGTTGCCTGACTCTGTACACGGGTAGAGGTGGAGAGCTGTCGAAGATTGGAGAGTAAGTTCTATAGATGCTCTATGCTTAATAACATTTCATGCTACATATTTACGAAAAGGAGGAGCAACAATGTAAATGTTGCTGAGAGATGCATCTAATGTCATAATTTACTGGTCTAAACTAATGCTCACTTATCGTTTTGTTCAGGTTCTGCATGGTGTATTCAGAGGTAACAAACTTCAGTGAGCCTAGCCCAGAGTACTCTAACATGGACCAGATGAAAAACAAGACTGTAAGGGGTGTTTTGAACTTAGGGATATCAGTGTGTAAGCGTCTTATTACAGAATGATAGGggaaaaaatattattttaagTAACTTTCACCTACGAATTTAGTTCAATGTTTCAAGTATCTTTTTCTTGTACTGTGTGTGAACAGATTATTTATTTCCCAGGTAGTCGGTGACCAAGGAAACATActgaacaacaacaataacagctCTGCTGGTAAGACCACTATCAAAGACCAACAAAAAATTAAGAATTATGACGTCAAATGAAAGCGTTTCGGCAACGGCCTTCGTtagtgttatttatttattttcctctgCTGCTATTAGGTGATTCATGCAACATTTCCACCTGGAAGTCTACCTAAACGTCAATGCCATGTCTGTATCAGTAAACTAAAGGAATACAATTCCATGAAATAACAATATAATTTTTGATCGCTGCTTTAAGCTGTAAAGTTGCTTCTTTTACTTGTGAGTGGCTGGTTCAGCCACCTTCAGTGTATACAAACAGCAGTGTATTTTTTGGGGGCAATTGGTTAATTGTGAACACTAACACTTTACCTCTCCCTTCTATCACTATGAAGATTTATAAATTAAGCATGCCAATTTCTTATTCTAGGTAATGAAACTACCAATGGGAACGGTGTAAACTCTCAAGGTTCCGGGAGCTCGACTAATCCTCAACAGGGAGGGCAGGCTGGCAGTGATGTTGGCAGCAGAGCAGCCAATCCAGGAGCAGGAGGGACAGCTGTCAGCAATGGAAAGGAGACTAGACGTTCAGCAAAAAGATGATTGGAGCAGAAGGAAGCAAAGTCCATCCCTCTCCAGAAATGTCAAATGATGAGACTAATGCTGCGTTCGAAGTGGAAATTTACCACCATAGAGTTAGGACTCTAAATGGATAAAACCCATTTTGGCATGAACCTTGCTATTGAGGGtttcaccattttaaagtagtcaaatgggtgggacttcctatgggtAAGGAAGCATCACATGAAGGATGATAGTCAAGTTTTTCACTAGTAATTACCAGCTGGAGGGCTGttcaaatgtattttcccagttgTATGTGGTAAATGTTAAGACATTTGATTTTAATTAGGTTTGTTTCCAAGGAACACTAAAGTTCACTAAAGGTTATGTAACCATCAAGAAAAAGTATttgtgagaaaaatatatatttttctttcttttttacaaTGAAGCTGCTTAATGGGAAGCCATAACGTGTTTTTCACAGTCAGGCAGTTTTCCAATGAGATGTCGAAAATATAAAATTACTCTTTTAACTAATGTGCTGTGTAGGCTCTGTGCAAAACGTAGCCCAAACCTGACAGATTGATGTGAAGTTGGATTCAGAAATCCTTAATTGTGAAGTCAGAAATCCTTAATTGCCAGATCCATTTTTGGATGTATAAATAAATATAGATTTTTGATGAATTTaccttataaatgcctcatgagcttattaggtcaactgtcataccccatcagatTCAGAACCTTGTGACAGCAGCCACACTTTAAATGTTGTACGACCGTTCAAaatggggcctgttgcacaaaagtagaattaagacatccgggataaatgactcagctgagctcaatgaagccaaaacatgtgcgtccaggcttaattggttgcacaaagaccaagccaggatgagcagacacggattcattaagccaggtgaaaccaatcctggataggtgcgcgctcacggctcactcaaatagaccccgccacagatcacagattaactgatttaccatggcaactagagccgcgtacttttccccgtcggaagcacaaatcctcatggaggcatacgaggaggtaaaatatataattaagaagaaaggcaacaccgccacagtgataaagcaaagagaaaaagcgtggcaaagtattgcagaccgcctgaatgcgtaagtagtgcacaattacacactcaccgctccgctgaaacatcacaattacaattcaaatatttaattcacatctccaaaaatgcagttgtactgtaattatgaaacggttaaatttttaattgaaatgcactgcagatatgagtgaaattgtgtaaagtaactccatcacactgtataaagctatgatacattttttgatatttttactgaaaacaagacaaaagtaccaagtaattttttgcagtgtgactccattaaatgtgtgtgtgtgtgtgtagattaaacatgaacgggccaaaacggacatggcagcaggtcaaaatcaaatacaagaacattctgcagaatggtatggtccctgactaatatttaacaaagcacaagcatatattgtacccagaaggtgcctgctcacacattgtctgtactgttttagcagtgaaaaagaatacccacagacaaggcacgggtggtgggtcaccaaaggctgaccttaccccagcagaggacatggccttggagctaaataaaggcaggcccgtcttagaggggatccctggggggaaagagacgagcataggttcctcccaagatgccacccgcttcattcaaggtatgtccttccatctctacatgggatacaaccacattcatattgaatcaatttggactgtctgactttggtttacctattgccttg
Protein-coding sequences here:
- the LOC135560224 gene encoding uncharacterized protein LOC135560224, yielding MATRAAYFSPSEAQILMEAYEEVKYIIKKKGNTATVIKQREKAWQSIADRLNALNMNGPKRTWQQVKIKYKNILQNAVKKNTHRQGTGGGSPKADLTPAEDMALELNKGRPVLEGIPGGKETSIGSSQDATRFIQVPGSTVFLLEPPAQAPDDADPGEGPSAAATAHDGDDDEEETISLDSRRHEDPDAIQWENQPGNISSQAIRKLYGNHLRRQIELADIDIQYKKKKMENLALESEIKKRTIRKLDLEIKKLERELQEDDTAQNKN
- the LOC115143042 gene encoding SOSS complex subunit B1-like, whose product is MTTETHVKDIKPGLKNLSVIFIVLETGRVTKTKDGYEVRTCKVADKTGSISISVWDEVGGLIQTGDIIRLTKGYASVFKGCLTLYTGRGGELSKIGEFCMVYSEVTNFSEPSPEYSNMDQMKNKTVVGDQGNILNNNNNSSAGNETTNGNGVNSQGSGSSTNPQQGGQAGSDVGSRAANPGAGGTAVSNGKETRRSAKR